Proteins encoded in a region of the Leptolyngbya subtilissima AS-A7 genome:
- a CDS encoding DUF1176 domain-containing protein, with amino-acid sequence MRQLNAQSIMAALVIIAIASCNTPPTPTPEASSPTPAESGTAADPNSESNLPADEVILQTVYDQVESLDLCNGLYQPEVAQAESRVYRLDDRALVELVCANAAYQSVYAYVAYQPDGSWQPLSLDVFYPDETGQFVRSSEGTVGGLATFDPDQELLTVFSKARGIGDCGSLADYRWSGGELELETFRYQECSDLPGEVVEPADYPQVYP; translated from the coding sequence GTGAGACAACTTAACGCCCAGAGCATAATGGCAGCTTTGGTGATAATTGCGATCGCCAGTTGCAATACGCCGCCAACCCCTACCCCCGAAGCATCATCTCCGACCCCAGCCGAGTCGGGCACTGCCGCTGACCCTAATAGTGAGAGCAACCTGCCTGCAGACGAGGTGATTCTGCAAACCGTTTACGACCAAGTCGAAAGCCTCGACCTCTGCAACGGGCTTTATCAGCCCGAGGTTGCCCAGGCAGAGTCGCGGGTTTATCGGTTAGATGACCGTGCCCTAGTGGAGCTGGTCTGTGCCAACGCCGCCTACCAGTCGGTCTACGCCTACGTGGCCTACCAGCCCGATGGCTCGTGGCAGCCGCTGTCGCTCGACGTGTTTTATCCCGATGAAACCGGGCAGTTTGTGCGCAGTAGCGAGGGCACTGTGGGCGGCCTGGCCACCTTTGACCCCGACCAAGAGCTACTGACGGTATTCAGTAAAGCGCGGGGCATTGGTGACTGTGGCTCCTTGGCCGACTACCGCTGGTCGGGGGGTGAGCTAGAGCTAGAAACCTTCCGCTACCAAGAGTGCAGCGACTTACCCGGGGAGGTTGTCGAGCCCGCTGACTATCCCCAGGTCTATCCCTAG
- a CDS encoding AAA family ATPase codes for MLELQQFYDACDPTQPLRGKRYYIDFSTVRGGDIVQELERKIARLARNRPTTQLFTGHIGCGKSTELFRLQDALVRRSYEVVYFESDRDLEMADVEISDILLSIAHNISEHLDKLGIATRPTYLQGLFQNLADTLRTPMEISDVSFSAGIASITASAKQSPDMRSQLRQYLEPRTRSIITAINDELLTPANDRLQEQGKNRLVVIMDNLDRIDSAPRSQGRLQSEYIFVDRGEQLRQLDCHMVYTIPLELMFSNDLVRLSNRFGTNPMVLPMVPMQDRKGNTDEAGMALLRQMVLIRAFPDFNVNQRIDAVGEVFDEMATLDRLCQVSGGHMRNLIRLLDGCLRKQDPPFLRDTLEAVIRNERDSLMGLVSDHEWDLLLQAVSRQDVQGDEDYNILVRSLFLYEYRDAQGRWFGPNPLLAETDRYRSWLAQQSRP; via the coding sequence ATGCTGGAGCTACAGCAGTTTTATGATGCCTGCGACCCCACCCAGCCGCTGCGGGGTAAGCGCTACTACATCGACTTCTCCACCGTGCGCGGTGGCGATATTGTTCAAGAGCTAGAGCGCAAAATTGCCCGCCTGGCTCGCAACCGTCCCACTACCCAGCTATTTACCGGCCACATCGGCTGCGGCAAGTCGACAGAACTCTTTCGCCTTCAGGACGCTCTGGTGCGGCGCAGCTATGAGGTGGTCTACTTTGAGTCAGACCGCGACTTGGAAATGGCCGATGTCGAAATCTCCGACATTCTGCTCAGCATTGCCCACAACATCAGCGAGCACCTCGACAAACTTGGCATTGCTACCCGGCCCACCTACCTGCAAGGCCTGTTTCAAAACCTGGCCGACACCCTGCGCACCCCGATGGAAATCTCCGATGTGAGCTTTTCGGCAGGCATTGCCAGCATTACGGCCTCGGCCAAGCAGAGCCCCGACATGCGTAGCCAGCTCAGACAGTATCTGGAGCCGCGCACCCGCAGCATTATTACCGCCATCAACGACGAGCTGCTCACCCCCGCCAACGATCGCCTCCAAGAGCAGGGCAAAAATCGCTTGGTGGTGATTATGGATAATCTCGATCGCATCGACAGCGCCCCCCGCTCCCAGGGACGGCTCCAGTCAGAATACATTTTTGTGGACCGGGGTGAGCAGCTCAGGCAGCTCGACTGCCACATGGTCTACACCATTCCCCTAGAGCTGATGTTTTCGAATGACCTGGTGCGGCTGTCGAATCGCTTTGGCACCAACCCCATGGTGCTGCCCATGGTGCCAATGCAGGACCGCAAGGGCAACACCGACGAGGCGGGCATGGCGCTGCTGCGGCAGATGGTGCTGATTCGCGCCTTTCCTGATTTCAACGTGAACCAGCGTATCGATGCGGTGGGCGAAGTCTTCGACGAGATGGCCACCCTCGATCGCCTCTGTCAGGTGAGCGGCGGTCACATGCGCAACCTAATTCGCCTGCTAGATGGCTGCCTGCGCAAGCAAGACCCGCCCTTTTTGCGCGACACCCTAGAGGCGGTGATTCGCAACGAGCGCGATAGCCTGATGGGTCTGGTCAGCGACCACGAGTGGGATCTGCTGCTCCAGGCCGTCTCCCGCCAGGATGTGCAGGGTGACGAAGATTACAACATTTTGGTGCGCAGCCTGTTTTTGTACGAGTACCGCGACGCCCAAGGCCGCTGGTTCGGCCCTAACCCCCTGCTGGCCGAGACCGATCGCTACCGTAGCTGGCTGGCCCAGCAGAGTCGACCATGA
- a CDS encoding ATP-binding protein: MSGLQRLGTSDIVAHNRAALAELKRAITLRPNRFSLVLARCNYSRLQRLMVDHLQTYTPLVERSLPTHVTTLLQALTLPPDSPLPSALMVTGLEQLENAAAVFKAANLGRNAFPQALPFPVVLWVSDRTLAVLNRHAPDFKSFAAAPIPFEYPPGELIDSLHASANDLFATMLSLGDSSPHPAEATDFQPGSTLRTELEFALADIAQTHATLGSELTASLDFLKGRDAFSRSDLDVARYHFEQSLNYWQKSTRAHPPTSPPLTPPPPTPRQKQAVLLFYLGATCRSQAILQRVVYDRMLHKAESYFTACLRIFRDLGEPDLVGKFIHALAEVQQKLGAWTALARTAQEGLTLHRQDPIRLARNHGYLAEVALAQGDAATAKTNAERALNILAIAGAVTTGSASESDAESSRSALAMANQYQRGWYLFLLGRVYIAQVQPEAATTLLEAAYTYTDPNTDLPLYRSILQTLQQQYYQQKKYRAAFGVKLKQRQVDTRFKLRAFIGASEIQPQEPLRGGEGSSRALLATEIQSSGRQADVDALTDRLEQARYPLVIIHGPSGVGKSSILYAGLMPALSKSFPEGRSTLAVLVKGYRDWPDEVNQALARALQQVSEADGIPPAAPIDPIDLSDRLKRLTEQSYRQIVLIFDQFEEFFVDAVELTQRRDFYAFLLDCLNTPYLKVVLSLREDYLHHLLEIERGFDLDILNNDILSREYRYYLGNFKATDAKFLIRRLTDDAHFYLETALIDQLVADLSTPIGEVRPIELQVVGAQLQRQEINTLVEYLDLGNSPKETLVQNFLGTVVDDCGAENADLARLVLYLLTDIDRDSRPYRPQRSREDIEEEIKLRGAVYQSDQLDLVLDILVGSGLVFLLPDIPIDRYQLVHDYLVSYARREPPARLLSKLRRSRALG; this comes from the coding sequence ATGAGCGGGCTTCAACGCCTGGGCACCAGTGACATTGTGGCCCACAACCGGGCAGCTCTGGCTGAGCTCAAGCGGGCGATTACCCTCAGGCCCAATCGCTTTTCGCTGGTGCTGGCTCGGTGTAACTACTCGCGCTTGCAGCGGCTGATGGTCGATCATTTGCAGACCTATACGCCCCTAGTGGAGCGATCGCTGCCCACCCACGTCACTACTCTGCTCCAAGCGTTGACCCTGCCCCCCGACTCCCCATTACCTTCGGCGCTGATGGTGACCGGTCTAGAGCAGCTGGAAAATGCTGCGGCGGTGTTTAAAGCCGCTAACCTGGGGCGCAACGCCTTTCCCCAAGCACTGCCGTTTCCGGTGGTGCTGTGGGTGAGCGATCGCACTCTGGCCGTTCTCAACCGCCATGCTCCCGACTTCAAGAGCTTTGCCGCTGCCCCTATCCCCTTTGAGTATCCCCCCGGTGAGCTGATCGACTCACTCCACGCCAGCGCTAACGACTTATTTGCCACCATGCTCTCATTGGGGGATAGCAGCCCCCACCCCGCCGAAGCCACCGACTTTCAACCGGGGTCGACCTTGCGCACAGAGCTAGAGTTTGCCCTGGCCGACATTGCCCAAACCCACGCCACCCTCGGCAGTGAGCTCACGGCCAGCCTCGACTTTCTCAAGGGCCGCGACGCCTTTAGCCGCAGCGACCTCGATGTGGCCCGCTATCACTTCGAGCAAAGCTTGAACTACTGGCAAAAATCCACCCGTGCCCATCCCCCTACCTCCCCACCTCTGACTCCGCCACCCCCTACCCCCCGTCAAAAACAAGCTGTCCTCCTCTTCTATCTGGGGGCGACCTGTCGCAGCCAGGCCATTCTGCAGCGGGTGGTCTACGATCGCATGCTGCACAAGGCTGAGAGCTACTTCACCGCTTGCCTGCGCATTTTTCGCGACCTGGGGGAGCCCGACCTGGTGGGCAAATTTATTCACGCCCTGGCGGAGGTGCAGCAAAAACTGGGGGCCTGGACTGCTCTGGCCCGCACCGCCCAGGAGGGGTTGACCCTGCACCGCCAAGACCCCATTCGCCTAGCCCGCAACCACGGCTACCTGGCGGAGGTGGCCCTGGCCCAAGGCGATGCTGCCACCGCCAAAACCAATGCTGAGCGGGCGTTGAATATTCTGGCGATCGCAGGGGCTGTTACTACCGGTTCCGCTAGCGAATCCGATGCCGAGTCGTCTCGCTCTGCCCTAGCGATGGCTAATCAGTATCAGCGGGGTTGGTACCTCTTTCTGCTGGGGCGGGTGTACATTGCCCAGGTGCAACCCGAGGCGGCTACTACCCTGCTCGAAGCGGCCTACACCTATACCGATCCCAACACCGATCTGCCCCTCTACCGCAGCATTCTGCAAACGCTGCAGCAGCAGTATTACCAGCAAAAAAAATACCGCGCCGCCTTTGGGGTCAAGCTCAAGCAGCGCCAGGTCGACACCCGCTTTAAGTTGCGCGCCTTTATTGGGGCAAGCGAAATTCAGCCCCAGGAGCCCCTGCGGGGTGGCGAGGGCTCTTCCCGGGCGCTGCTGGCCACCGAAATTCAGTCCTCGGGTCGCCAGGCCGATGTCGATGCCCTCACCGATCGCCTGGAGCAGGCCCGCTACCCGCTGGTGATTATTCATGGGCCGTCGGGGGTGGGCAAAAGCTCGATCCTCTACGCCGGGCTGATGCCCGCCCTGAGCAAGTCGTTTCCTGAAGGGCGATCGACCCTAGCGGTGCTGGTCAAGGGCTACCGCGACTGGCCCGATGAGGTCAACCAGGCTCTGGCTCGTGCCCTACAGCAGGTCAGCGAGGCCGACGGCATTCCCCCTGCGGCCCCCATTGACCCCATCGACCTGAGCGATCGCCTCAAACGCCTCACGGAGCAGAGCTATCGGCAAATCGTGCTGATTTTTGATCAGTTTGAAGAATTTTTCGTCGATGCCGTAGAGCTGACCCAGCGCCGCGACTTCTACGCCTTCTTGCTCGACTGCCTCAACACCCCTTACCTCAAGGTGGTGCTATCCCTGCGCGAAGACTACCTCCACCACCTACTCGAAATTGAGCGCGGCTTTGACCTCGATATTCTCAACAACGACATTCTCAGCCGAGAATACCGCTACTACCTGGGCAATTTTAAGGCCACCGACGCCAAATTTTTAATCCGCCGCCTCACCGACGACGCCCACTTCTACCTCGAAACGGCCCTGATCGACCAGCTGGTGGCTGACCTATCGACCCCCATCGGCGAGGTGCGCCCAATCGAACTTCAGGTGGTGGGGGCTCAGCTCCAGCGCCAGGAGATCAACACCCTGGTTGAATACCTTGACTTGGGAAACTCTCCCAAAGAAACCCTGGTGCAAAATTTTTTGGGCACCGTTGTGGACGACTGCGGCGCGGAGAATGCCGATCTGGCCCGCTTGGTGCTTTATTTGCTCACCGATATTGATCGCGACAGCCGCCCCTATCGCCCCCAACGCAGCCGAGAAGACATCGAAGAAGAGATTAAACTGCGCGGTGCCGTCTATCAATCAGACCAGCTCGACCTAGTGCTCGATATTCTGGTGGGCTCGGGCCTAGTGTTTTTGCTGCCCGATATTCCTATCGATCGCTACCAGCTGGTGCATGACTATCTGGTCAGCTACGCCCGTCGGGAACCGCCTGCGCGCTTGCTCAGCAAACTGCGGCGCAGCCGAGCTTTGGGGTGA
- the cysC gene encoding adenylyl-sulfate kinase — MATAQRGVTIWFTGLSGSGKSTIARALEAELRQRGCQLEVLDGDVVRTNLTKGLGFSKEDRDENIRRIGFVSHLLTRNGVVVLVSAISPYREARDTVRDRIGDFVEVFVDAPLSVCEDRDVKGLYKKARAGEIKQFTGIDDPYEAPLNPEVHCHTDQQSVEESVAQVIDKLEAMGYLAAAAVA; from the coding sequence ATGGCGACAGCGCAGCGTGGAGTAACGATCTGGTTTACGGGGTTGAGCGGGTCGGGTAAATCGACCATCGCTCGGGCTCTGGAGGCCGAACTGCGCCAGCGGGGTTGCCAGCTCGAGGTGCTCGACGGCGATGTTGTGCGCACTAACCTAACCAAGGGCCTGGGCTTTAGCAAAGAAGACCGGGATGAAAACATTCGCCGTATTGGTTTTGTGTCGCACCTGCTGACTCGCAACGGCGTGGTGGTGCTAGTGTCAGCGATTTCGCCCTATCGCGAGGCGCGGGATACGGTGCGCGATCGCATAGGTGACTTTGTGGAAGTCTTTGTCGATGCCCCCCTCAGCGTCTGCGAAGACCGCGACGTCAAAGGCCTCTACAAAAAAGCCCGCGCTGGCGAGATCAAGCAGTTCACCGGCATTGACGACCCCTACGAAGCGCCCCTCAACCCCGAGGTGCACTGCCACACCGATCAACAATCCGTCGAAGAGAGCGTGGCCCAGGTGATTGACAAGCTCGAAGCCATGGGCTACCTGGCGGCGGCAGCGGTAGCCTAG
- a CDS encoding YihY/virulence factor BrkB family protein: MLDFFKYRVGQSAWTKLIGRTLMKWQQDDCLEMGAALAYYALFSMFPMILVSLSIVGFLIGPSTDAYNAVLHFAQEALPPDAFPLVQATLIEFHNGSTSASIVGFGILLFTSSGFFGALSRSFDKIWHTKPSHHRFDGMGEVAFIFLWRRFLAFLLVIGATSLIFVSLLSNIAIGTITKILEGVNEWVTVLAIDQVQLLSWLRLGISFVTLTLVVMVLYKTLPSTRVAWRDVWLGALLTSVLWLILQQLISNSVISLGSQFRSYGVVGGVMVLMLWIYLTSQIFFLGGEFTYVYAHQFGSRKGQKKLTAKVGGQ; encoded by the coding sequence ATGCTCGATTTTTTTAAGTATCGAGTGGGGCAGTCAGCGTGGACCAAGCTGATCGGCCGCACCCTGATGAAGTGGCAGCAAGACGATTGCCTTGAGATGGGTGCCGCCCTCGCCTACTACGCCCTGTTTTCAATGTTTCCGATGATTTTGGTGTCGTTGAGCATTGTGGGTTTTCTCATTGGCCCCAGCACCGATGCCTACAACGCCGTGCTCCATTTCGCCCAGGAGGCTTTGCCCCCCGACGCCTTTCCCCTAGTGCAGGCCACCCTCATAGAGTTTCATAACGGCAGCACTAGCGCCAGCATCGTCGGTTTTGGCATTTTGCTGTTTACCTCCAGCGGTTTTTTTGGGGCCCTCAGCCGGTCTTTTGACAAAATTTGGCACACCAAGCCCAGTCACCACCGCTTTGACGGCATGGGAGAAGTGGCTTTTATCTTTTTGTGGCGGCGGTTTCTGGCGTTTTTGCTGGTGATTGGGGCCACCAGCCTGATCTTTGTGTCGCTGCTTTCCAACATTGCTATCGGCACCATTACCAAGATTTTGGAAGGGGTGAACGAGTGGGTGACGGTGCTGGCGATCGATCAGGTACAGCTGCTATCGTGGCTGCGGCTAGGCATCTCTTTCGTGACGCTGACGTTGGTGGTCATGGTGCTCTATAAAACTCTGCCTAGCACCCGTGTGGCTTGGCGCGATGTGTGGCTGGGGGCACTGCTCACTTCCGTTCTGTGGCTAATCTTGCAGCAGCTGATCAGCAACAGTGTAATTAGCCTAGGCAGTCAGTTTCGCTCCTACGGGGTGGTGGGTGGGGTCATGGTGCTCATGCTATGGATTTACCTCACCAGCCAAATTTTCTTTTTGGGGGGCGAGTTTACCTACGTCTATGCCCACCAGTTTGGCAGCCGTAAGGGTCAGAAAAAGCTAACGGCCAAGGTAGGGGGCCAGTAA
- a CDS encoding Nif3-like dinuclear metal center hexameric protein: MALAIADLISKLEAWANPAWQEDWDNCGWQVQPGLLDEPAYVLVCLTPTLAVMAEALKLRQQGVGVNLILAHHPLIFSPLKRVIQGDPVGDMVRQAIAHNIGIYTAHTNFDQVQDGTADLLAQVLHLQNPEPVVPTQPGIGYGRVGDLSPALSLQGLLDLIQAKLSPPRLIYSPAADLTQTISRVAVLGGSGASFMGAVAKTGAQAYLTSDCKFHQFQEGRDRNLVLIDAGHYATERPACDRLTEIVQQWGAPWAQLSDQDEDFRQFWGN; the protein is encoded by the coding sequence ATGGCTCTCGCGATCGCAGATCTGATCTCTAAACTCGAAGCCTGGGCCAACCCCGCCTGGCAAGAAGACTGGGACAACTGTGGTTGGCAAGTGCAGCCCGGCCTGCTCGACGAACCGGCTTATGTGCTGGTATGCCTCACGCCCACCCTGGCAGTGATGGCCGAAGCCCTCAAACTCCGTCAGCAAGGCGTAGGCGTAAACCTAATTTTGGCCCACCATCCACTGATTTTTAGCCCGCTGAAGCGCGTCATTCAGGGCGACCCAGTGGGGGATATGGTGCGCCAGGCGATCGCCCACAACATTGGCATCTACACCGCTCACACCAACTTTGACCAGGTGCAAGATGGCACCGCCGACCTGCTGGCCCAGGTGCTGCACCTGCAAAACCCAGAACCCGTGGTTCCTACCCAACCTGGCATTGGCTACGGGCGTGTAGGCGACCTCAGCCCCGCCCTCAGTCTGCAAGGGCTGCTAGATCTGATCCAAGCCAAGCTCTCGCCGCCACGCCTAATCTATTCCCCCGCCGCCGATCTAACCCAAACCATTAGCCGGGTAGCGGTGCTGGGGGGCAGTGGCGCCAGCTTCATGGGAGCGGTAGCTAAAACCGGGGCACAGGCATACCTGACCTCAGACTGCAAGTTTCACCAGTTTCAGGAAGGACGCGATCGCAACCTCGTGCTGATCGATGCGGGTCACTACGCTACCGAACGCCCCGCTTGCGATCGCCTGACGGAGATTGTGCAGCAGTGGGGTGCCCCCTGGGCACAGCTCAGCGACCAAGACGAAGATTTTCGCCAATTTTGGGGCAACTGA
- the ftsH gene encoding ATP-dependent zinc metalloprotease FtsH: MTLRFPGKQAALRPRTGATATGVMTIGWFLLQTLMPLPPALAQAEGEPEGLTYGQFLEKIEQGQVEQVDLDETRGIAYVTLEDAAEDAQPEQVALFAGERNAELIRRLRANDVDVEIRDSSSSGALAWLATNSLLALILIFGLLLLLRRSAAGAGNAMSFGKSKARFQMEAKTGVVFDDVAGIEEAKEELQEVVTFLKSPEKFTAIGARIPKGVLLIGQPGTGKTLLAKAIAGEAAVPFFSISGSEFVEMFVGVGASRVRDLFRKAKENAPCIVFIDEIDAVGRQRGAGIGGGNDEREQTLNQLLTEMDGFEGNSGIIVIAATNRVDVLDLALLRPGRFDRQVVVDLPTYKGRLSILEVHARNKKIEPEVSLEAVARRTPGFSGAELANLLNEAAILTARRRKESMGMTEIEDAIDRITIGLSLTPLLDSSRKRMTAYHEVGHALLTTLLTHSDELNKVTIIPRSGGIEGFTQSLPNEDIIDSGLYTRNWLIDRITVALGGFAAEAEVFGDDETTTGASGDIQQVSNLARQMVTLYGMSELGPVALESMDNQVFLGRNLMPRSEVSEEMASKIDAQVRGIALTCLDRARSLLREHRVLMDHLVDVLLERETVDGEEFRQIVSEYTQIPEKFLVKAG, from the coding sequence ATGACCCTACGTTTCCCTGGCAAGCAGGCTGCCCTCCGCCCCCGCACTGGCGCAACCGCCACGGGTGTCATGACTATTGGCTGGTTTTTGCTACAAACCCTGATGCCGCTGCCCCCCGCCCTTGCCCAGGCCGAGGGCGAGCCTGAAGGGCTGACCTATGGGCAGTTCTTAGAGAAAATTGAGCAGGGTCAGGTCGAACAGGTTGACTTAGATGAAACCCGAGGCATTGCCTACGTCACCCTCGAGGATGCCGCTGAAGACGCCCAACCAGAACAAGTGGCGCTGTTTGCCGGAGAGCGCAACGCTGAGCTGATTCGCCGCCTGCGCGCCAACGATGTCGATGTAGAAATTCGCGACTCGTCGAGCAGCGGTGCTCTGGCCTGGCTGGCTACCAATTCGCTGCTGGCGCTGATTCTAATTTTTGGGCTATTGCTGCTACTGCGGCGATCGGCGGCAGGGGCAGGCAACGCCATGAGCTTTGGCAAGTCGAAGGCCCGCTTCCAGATGGAGGCCAAAACCGGCGTCGTGTTTGACGATGTAGCTGGTATCGAGGAGGCCAAGGAAGAACTGCAAGAGGTAGTTACCTTCCTCAAGAGCCCGGAGAAATTTACCGCCATTGGAGCGCGCATTCCCAAAGGGGTGCTGCTGATTGGTCAGCCTGGTACGGGTAAGACCCTGCTGGCTAAGGCGATCGCGGGCGAGGCCGCCGTCCCCTTCTTCAGCATCTCCGGTTCTGAATTTGTGGAAATGTTTGTGGGTGTAGGCGCATCGCGGGTGCGCGACCTGTTCCGCAAAGCCAAAGAGAATGCCCCCTGCATTGTGTTCATTGACGAGATTGATGCCGTGGGTCGCCAGCGGGGCGCGGGCATCGGCGGCGGCAACGACGAGCGTGAGCAAACCCTCAACCAGCTGCTCACCGAAATGGATGGCTTTGAGGGCAACAGCGGCATCATCGTGATTGCCGCCACCAACCGGGTGGATGTGCTCGACCTGGCGCTGCTGCGTCCGGGCCGCTTTGACCGTCAGGTGGTGGTTGACCTGCCCACTTACAAGGGGCGGCTGTCAATTTTGGAAGTGCACGCCCGCAACAAAAAGATTGAGCCCGAGGTTTCCCTTGAGGCAGTGGCGCGGCGCACCCCCGGTTTTTCTGGAGCTGAGCTGGCCAACCTGCTCAATGAAGCGGCCATTCTCACCGCCCGCCGCCGCAAAGAGTCGATGGGCATGACCGAGATTGAAGATGCGATCGATCGCATCACTATTGGCCTCAGCCTCACCCCTCTGCTCGACAGCAGCCGCAAGCGCATGACCGCCTACCATGAGGTTGGCCACGCTCTGCTCACCACCCTGCTCACCCACTCCGACGAGCTGAACAAGGTGACGATCATTCCACGATCGGGCGGCATTGAGGGCTTTACCCAGTCGTTGCCCAACGAAGACATCATCGATAGCGGCCTCTACACCCGCAACTGGCTGATCGATCGCATCACCGTAGCCCTGGGAGGCTTTGCCGCCGAAGCCGAGGTGTTTGGTGACGACGAAACCACCACCGGAGCCAGCGGCGACATTCAACAGGTGAGCAACCTGGCCCGTCAAATGGTCACCCTCTACGGCATGTCTGAGCTTGGTCCCGTAGCCTTAGAAAGCATGGACAACCAGGTGTTCCTAGGCCGCAACCTGATGCCCCGCAGCGAGGTGTCGGAGGAAATGGCCAGCAAAATCGATGCCCAGGTGCGCGGCATTGCCTTAACCTGCCTCGATCGCGCCCGCAGCCTGCTGCGCGAGCACCGCGTGTTGATGGATCACTTAGTAGACGTACTGCTAGAGCGCGAGACCGTGGACGGCGAAGAATTTCGCCAAATTGTCAGCGAATATACTCAAATTCCGGAGAAATTTTTGGTCAAAGCTGGCTAG
- a CDS encoding MSMEG_0570 family nitrogen starvation response protein produces MPEIRFQIQWPDGNQDTCYSPSLVVKDYFAPATSYSLTDFVERSRTALTIASDRVQAKYGMPCSLALGQLRQIEATASRYDHLSTPTVTVIQFLE; encoded by the coding sequence ATGCCCGAAATTCGCTTCCAAATCCAATGGCCCGACGGCAACCAAGACACCTGCTACTCCCCATCGCTAGTGGTGAAAGACTACTTCGCCCCTGCTACCAGCTATTCGCTGACGGATTTTGTGGAGCGATCGCGCACTGCCTTGACCATCGCCAGCGATCGCGTGCAGGCCAAGTACGGCATGCCCTGTAGTTTGGCCCTGGGTCAGCTGCGCCAAATCGAGGCCACCGCCAGCCGCTACGACCACCTATCCACCCCCACAGTGACGGTGATCCAGTTCTTGGAATAG